The DNA segment CAGCAACCCGCCGACTTGAGTTAACACAAGACATGGCCACAACAGAGAAGCATAAAAAGATCGTCTTTTTACATGTTAGCTATTGCCGCTCTCGATGCATTCTGTTACACTTACAGGCATGATCAGCCAACCATCCCAATCAACTCGCAAGGCAATTCTCTATGCCAGATTCTCACCTCGTCGCAACGCAGATCAGTGTGAGTCCATCGAAACACAGTTCGACCTTTGCACCGACTACTGCGTCAACAACAACTACGAGATCACAGCCAAGTTCAGCGACAAAGCCCTCTCGGGATCGGACGAAGATCGACCTGGCCTGTGGTCTGCAATGGATTCTCTCAAGCGTGGTTACTGCCTTGTGGTCTATCGCCTGGACCGTCTGGTCCGCAGCGTATATCTCAGTGACATCATCGAACGAACGGTCAAAAAGAAAGGCGCATCGATCATCAGCATTTCAGGTGAGGGCACATGGAGCGACAACGACGAAGACTGGCTCGTCCGCAAGATACTGCAAACCCTGGCAGAGTACGAACGCAAGGTAATAGCCGCCCGCACCAAAGCCGCCATGCTCCGTCACCAGGCCAACGGCAAACGCATGAGCAAGCACCCGCCATACGGATTTACAGTCGACCCGCTCAACCCCGGCCGACTGATCGAACACGAAACAGAACAGCAAATTATTCAACAGATAATCACCATGAAAGAATCAGGCCTGTCACTGCGTGCTATCTGCCGAGAGCTGCAAGACTCTGGCATTAGCTGCCGTGATAAATGCAACTGGCACCACAGCACCGTTCAGCGGATCATACAACGCATCGACT comes from the Anaerohalosphaera lusitana genome and includes:
- a CDS encoding recombinase family protein, with the protein product MHSVTLTGMISQPSQSTRKAILYARFSPRRNADQCESIETQFDLCTDYCVNNNYEITAKFSDKALSGSDEDRPGLWSAMDSLKRGYCLVVYRLDRLVRSVYLSDIIERTVKKKGASIISISGEGTWSDNDEDWLVRKILQTLAEYERKVIAARTKAAMLRHQANGKRMSKHPPYGFTVDPLNPGRLIEHETEQQIIQQIITMKESGLSLRAICRELQDSGISCRDKCNWHHSTVQRIIQRIDSSSSPL